One window of the bacterium genome contains the following:
- the mprF gene encoding bifunctional lysylphosphatidylglycerol flippase/synthetase MprF yields MTLRRLLSRLGPVFSVLLFALAIWVLDHELKTVHYHDIMAQLQEIPYGSRWLAILFMVLSYFFLTLYDLLGTRYIRHPLPIARTSLAGFVSYAFSNTVGYTLLTGAPLRFRFYTSWGLSAFEVSKLVGFAVLTYWVGLFTVSGATLLTHPAAVSDILGFPVGGVLGIGVLLLLVVGGYLTIGGLRVKPLRIRGEKIPMPPLRLGLAQVAVGCCDWLCAGAVLYALLPADAHITYPAFFAVFVIGQTAGVISHVPGGLGVFETILVHTLSPAIPATNLLATLVLYRVIYYLIPLSAAVLFAGVNEFLVHVERVKWVARKVGQWLPGIVPQILGWATFVGGAVLLFSGATPPVHGRLSWLRDFLPLPVIQFSHFFSSVVGAGLLVLARGIQRRLDISYVLTLALLAAGIVFSLLKGLDYEEATILLVMLLALLPCRRYFYRKSSLTSQRFTPGWLVLVGAILIGSVWLTFFSYRHSGYTTFLWWQFALRPTAQGALRAEVGAMIVLVLFALARLMRTAPGEPARPTPEELETARQIAEKSPSTTAWLALMGDKSLLFNESKTAFLMYQVEGRSWVVLGDPVGPTDEAAELAWQFREMVERNDGWPAFYQVSQDTLPLYIDLGLTFTKLGEEARVPLAEFALEGRTNKNLRHTYQNGQDEGCAFEVFPVAAVPDLLPELKKVSDSWLAAKNTREKGFSLGVFDETYLKLFPVAVVRVEGNIVAFANVLLGSDHDEISVDLMRQTLEAPPSAMDFLLISLMLWGKNEGYRWFNLGMAPLSGLGDHALTPLWAKAGAFVFRHGENFYNFKGLRRYKEKFRPVWRPRYLASPGGLALPIVVTNLASLISGGIKGVVSK; encoded by the coding sequence ATGACGCTTAGACGACTACTTAGCCGTCTTGGCCCCGTATTCAGTGTCCTGCTGTTTGCTCTGGCCATCTGGGTGCTGGACCATGAACTGAAGACGGTTCATTATCATGATATCATGGCGCAGCTTCAGGAAATCCCGTACGGATCCCGGTGGCTGGCCATTTTGTTCATGGTGCTTAGCTACTTCTTTCTCACGCTCTATGACCTGCTTGGTACGCGGTACATTCGACATCCGCTGCCGATTGCGCGTACCAGTCTGGCTGGGTTTGTCAGCTATGCCTTCAGCAATACAGTGGGCTATACCTTGCTGACCGGTGCGCCGCTGCGATTCCGGTTCTATACATCGTGGGGACTGTCGGCCTTTGAGGTCAGCAAACTGGTGGGATTTGCCGTACTGACTTATTGGGTAGGTCTGTTCACGGTTTCGGGTGCAACGTTGTTGACGCATCCTGCTGCGGTCTCCGATATTCTCGGGTTTCCCGTGGGGGGCGTGCTGGGAATTGGCGTTCTGCTACTGCTGGTGGTTGGTGGTTATCTGACCATCGGCGGGTTGCGGGTGAAGCCGCTACGGATTCGCGGCGAGAAGATTCCCATGCCACCGTTGCGGTTGGGGCTGGCACAGGTTGCCGTAGGATGCTGCGACTGGCTGTGTGCGGGCGCGGTGCTTTATGCCTTGCTGCCCGCCGATGCTCACATTACCTATCCGGCCTTCTTTGCGGTGTTTGTGATCGGTCAAACGGCGGGAGTCATCAGCCATGTTCCCGGTGGACTGGGCGTCTTCGAGACCATTCTGGTTCACACACTCTCGCCCGCTATTCCCGCCACGAATTTGCTGGCGACGCTTGTTCTGTACCGCGTGATTTACTATCTGATTCCCTTGTCGGCGGCGGTGCTGTTTGCGGGCGTCAATGAATTTCTGGTGCATGTTGAGCGGGTGAAGTGGGTTGCGCGTAAGGTGGGTCAATGGCTTCCGGGAATTGTGCCACAGATTCTCGGCTGGGCGACATTCGTGGGCGGTGCGGTGCTGCTGTTTTCCGGCGCCACTCCTCCGGTGCATGGGAGATTGTCGTGGCTGCGGGATTTTCTGCCTCTGCCCGTGATTCAGTTCTCGCATTTCTTCAGCAGCGTTGTGGGCGCAGGCTTGCTGGTGCTGGCGCGGGGAATTCAGCGGCGGTTGGATATCTCCTATGTGCTGACCCTTGCGCTGCTCGCCGCCGGAATTGTCTTTTCCCTGCTGAAGGGTTTGGACTATGAAGAAGCGACGATCCTGCTGGTGATGCTGCTGGCTCTCCTCCCGTGCCGGCGTTACTTCTATCGAAAGTCATCGCTGACCAGTCAGAGATTCACTCCGGGCTGGCTCGTGCTGGTGGGAGCCATTCTGATCGGATCGGTCTGGCTGACGTTCTTTTCCTATCGTCATTCGGGATATACGACCTTCCTCTGGTGGCAGTTTGCGCTCAGGCCGACCGCGCAGGGAGCCTTGCGCGCTGAGGTGGGTGCCATGATTGTCCTCGTGTTGTTTGCTCTGGCCCGCTTGATGCGCACCGCGCCGGGTGAGCCTGCTCGGCCCACGCCGGAGGAGTTGGAGACAGCCCGGCAGATCGCGGAGAAGTCTCCTTCAACCACGGCATGGCTTGCCCTCATGGGAGATAAGTCGCTGCTGTTCAATGAGAGCAAGACGGCATTTCTGATGTATCAGGTGGAAGGGCGAAGCTGGGTGGTGCTGGGAGATCCGGTGGGACCGACCGACGAAGCCGCGGAACTGGCGTGGCAATTCCGCGAGATGGTCGAACGCAACGACGGCTGGCCGGCTTTCTACCAAGTCAGCCAGGACACTCTGCCGCTCTATATTGATTTGGGTCTGACCTTTACTAAACTCGGCGAAGAGGCGCGCGTCCCCTTGGCCGAATTTGCGCTTGAAGGACGGACGAACAAGAATTTGCGGCACACGTACCAGAATGGTCAGGACGAGGGTTGCGCATTCGAAGTGTTTCCAGTCGCGGCGGTGCCGGATTTGCTGCCGGAACTGAAAAAGGTCTCCGATTCCTGGTTGGCGGCGAAGAACACGCGGGAAAAGGGATTTTCGCTCGGGGTTTTCGATGAAACCTACCTCAAGCTGTTTCCGGTAGCCGTCGTGCGGGTTGAGGGAAACATTGTCGCCTTTGCTAACGTTTTACTCGGATCGGATCACGACGAGATTTCGGTTGACCTGATGCGCCAGACCCTGGAGGCGCCGCCCAGTGCCATGGACTTTCTGCTGATCTCCCTGATGCTGTGGGGCAAGAACGAAGGGTATCGCTGGTTCAATCTGGGCATGGCGCCGCTTTCCGGCCTGGGGGACCATGCGTTGACGCCGTTGTGGGCCAAAGCGGGAGCGTTTGTGTTCCGGCACGGCGAGAATTTCTACAACTTCAAGGGTCTGCGCCGCTACAAAGAAAAGTTCAGGCCGGTCTGGCGGCCACGCTACCTGGCCTCGCCGGGCGGATTGGCTCTGCCCATCGTGGTCACCAATCTGGCATCCCTGATTTCAGGGGGCATTAAAGGAGTCGTTTCAAAATGA
- a CDS encoding glucose 1-dehydrogenase, whose translation MKAIAITPSVAGVKLVERDEPRVEAEDDIKIKVLRVGICGTDREEDAGGRAQAPSGQQDLVIGHEMFGLVEETGGAVTRVQKGDYAVFTVRRGCGNCLPCLMNRPDMCRTGKYTERGIWGQDGYQTEHVVDKEQYIVRVPRDLESVGVLLEPLSVSEKAIDEAVRVQSARLPDFQSTPLWLFGKRCLVAGLGPIGLLAAMTLRLRGAIVYGLDVVDSSTTRPQWLTAIGGQYVNGKTITPAQLGNTTGGMDLILEATGVPLVELNLLDALGDNGVYVLTGIPGGDRPLQIDGAEIIRRLVLKNQVMLGSVNAARDHFQMAVEDLQSAMRSWQSLVQALITHRYTPGQSTQAFESHEADEIKTVIEWSETS comes from the coding sequence ATGAAGGCTATAGCCATAACGCCCTCTGTCGCCGGAGTCAAGCTGGTGGAACGCGACGAGCCGCGCGTGGAGGCGGAGGATGACATCAAGATCAAGGTGCTTCGCGTAGGAATCTGTGGCACGGATCGCGAAGAAGACGCGGGAGGACGCGCCCAAGCGCCTTCCGGCCAGCAGGATCTGGTGATCGGCCACGAAATGTTCGGTTTGGTGGAAGAGACAGGCGGCGCCGTTACCAGAGTTCAGAAGGGCGACTATGCCGTCTTCACCGTGCGTCGCGGGTGTGGCAACTGCCTTCCTTGCCTCATGAACCGCCCGGACATGTGCCGCACGGGTAAATACACGGAACGCGGCATCTGGGGACAGGATGGCTATCAGACCGAACATGTCGTCGACAAGGAACAGTACATTGTGCGCGTGCCGCGAGACCTTGAGTCCGTGGGTGTGTTGCTCGAACCACTCTCGGTTTCCGAAAAGGCCATTGATGAAGCCGTGCGTGTGCAATCCGCGCGTCTTCCCGATTTTCAATCGACCCCACTCTGGCTGTTCGGCAAGCGCTGCCTTGTCGCCGGGCTCGGCCCCATCGGTCTCCTGGCGGCCATGACGCTGCGATTGCGCGGCGCGATAGTCTACGGCTTGGATGTCGTCGACAGTTCCACCACACGCCCTCAATGGCTCACCGCCATCGGCGGCCAATACGTCAATGGCAAAACGATTACCCCGGCACAGCTTGGAAATACGACCGGCGGTATGGACCTGATTCTCGAAGCTACGGGCGTGCCGCTGGTAGAATTGAATCTGCTGGATGCTCTCGGCGACAATGGAGTCTATGTGCTGACCGGAATTCCCGGCGGAGACCGGCCGCTGCAAATCGACGGCGCGGAGATTATCCGCCGCCTCGTCCTGAAGAATCAGGTGATGCTGGGCAGCGTCAATGCCGCGCGGGACCATTTCCAGATGGCCGTAGAGGATTTACAATCCGCCATGCGCTCCTGGCAGAGTCTCGTCCAGGCCCTGATCACCCACCGGTACACGCCCGGACAAAGTACGCAGGCCTTCGAGAGCCACGAGGCTGATGAAATCAAGACCGTAATCGAGTGGTCAGAAACCTCTTAG
- a CDS encoding glycoside hydrolase family 15 protein, whose product MSDGISLAPGWPGITPRWTSSNKSGVGTSLSPFSHVTFTLSHGILNEIYYPQSDLACTRDMGLLIVDGQNYFSEEKRHCSFTVNLMREGVPAYHLVNTSLDGEYVIEKECIGDPWRDVVLQHIRFRPLRRAIKDFTLLALLAPHIANRGMGNTAWVGDYKGTPMLFAERNEIALAMACSLPFTKRSVGFVGYSDGWQDADQHKKMTWEYQRAEDGNVAMTGEIVPDACDGEFTIAIGFGRNHTEAALRALSSIQSDFDNLRDIYVRQWEDWFNSHEQTGSRAGKEEMSKLSLAVSRIHSDKIACGASIASLSVPWGQNRGDDDLGGYHLVWVRDLIETVCGMLAAGVREDVRLALEYLRATQEKDGFWPQNMWLDGRSFWTGIQMDEIGLPILLLELARREHAIREEDVEAYLQMVHHAASFIVRNGPVTQQDRWEEDAGYSPSTLAVEIAALLVAAEYLERMNRPDDAKYLRETADCWNQNIERWCYVKNTGFAQKVGVDGYYVRIAPPDVGEAASPHSGYVPIKNRPPGQSMIPAEDIVSTDALALVRFGLRDAHDPRIVNTVKVIDHLLKVNTQNGPCWYRYNGDGYGEHEDGSAFDGTGTGRLWPLLTGERGHYELEAGNVEEATRLLDAMEKFTSDVGLIPEQIWDTDDLPERELFFGRPSGSAMPLVWAHSEHIRLTRSISDGTTFDMPAHTVDRYRRHQTKASFACWRFNNKLRTMNPGLKLRVELLASARVRWSLDDWATTSETDTTATSLGIHYCDLPADALQEGQMVRFTIYWQEPAKWEERNYDIKIEQDG is encoded by the coding sequence ATGTCCGACGGCATTTCGCTTGCCCCCGGCTGGCCGGGCATCACGCCCCGCTGGACGTCCAGCAACAAATCGGGCGTCGGGACATCGCTCAGCCCGTTCAGCCACGTCACCTTTACCCTCAGCCACGGCATTCTGAACGAAATTTACTATCCGCAAAGCGACCTCGCCTGCACCCGCGACATGGGTCTGCTGATTGTCGACGGTCAGAACTACTTTTCCGAAGAGAAGCGCCATTGCTCCTTCACGGTGAATCTGATGCGCGAGGGAGTCCCTGCCTATCATCTGGTCAATACCAGTCTGGACGGGGAATATGTCATCGAGAAAGAATGCATCGGCGACCCTTGGCGCGACGTCGTTTTGCAACACATCCGTTTTCGCCCGCTGCGCCGCGCCATCAAGGACTTCACTCTGCTGGCCTTGCTTGCACCCCATATCGCCAACCGTGGCATGGGTAACACCGCGTGGGTTGGCGATTACAAAGGGACACCCATGCTGTTTGCCGAGCGCAATGAAATCGCGCTGGCCATGGCCTGCTCTCTGCCCTTCACCAAAAGATCCGTAGGCTTTGTCGGATATTCCGACGGCTGGCAGGACGCGGATCAGCATAAAAAAATGACGTGGGAATACCAGCGCGCCGAAGACGGTAATGTCGCCATGACCGGCGAAATCGTTCCTGATGCATGTGACGGCGAGTTTACCATTGCCATCGGTTTCGGGCGAAACCACACCGAGGCCGCCTTGCGCGCCCTGTCCTCCATCCAATCCGACTTCGACAACCTCCGCGACATTTACGTCCGCCAGTGGGAAGACTGGTTCAACTCCCATGAGCAGACCGGCAGTCGCGCCGGCAAAGAGGAGATGAGCAAACTTAGCCTCGCGGTGTCGCGTATACACTCGGATAAGATCGCCTGCGGCGCATCCATTGCCAGTCTTTCCGTTCCCTGGGGGCAGAACCGCGGCGATGACGATCTGGGCGGCTACCACCTCGTATGGGTGCGTGACCTGATTGAAACCGTGTGCGGCATGCTGGCAGCGGGCGTGCGCGAAGATGTCCGGCTGGCCCTCGAGTATCTGCGCGCAACTCAGGAAAAGGACGGTTTCTGGCCGCAGAACATGTGGCTGGATGGCCGCTCTTTTTGGACGGGCATCCAAATGGATGAGATCGGGCTGCCCATTCTGCTGTTGGAACTCGCTCGCCGGGAACACGCGATCCGCGAGGAAGATGTCGAGGCCTACCTGCAGATGGTGCACCACGCGGCATCCTTCATTGTGCGCAACGGGCCGGTGACGCAACAGGACCGCTGGGAAGAGGACGCGGGCTATTCGCCCTCCACGCTGGCCGTGGAAATTGCCGCGCTGCTGGTGGCCGCCGAGTATCTGGAAAGAATGAACCGCCCGGATGACGCGAAATATCTGCGCGAAACCGCCGATTGCTGGAACCAGAATATCGAACGCTGGTGTTACGTCAAAAACACAGGCTTTGCGCAAAAGGTCGGCGTAGACGGCTATTACGTGCGCATCGCGCCGCCGGATGTGGGGGAGGCCGCGTCGCCGCATTCGGGATACGTCCCGATCAAAAACCGCCCGCCCGGACAGAGTATGATTCCAGCAGAAGACATCGTCAGCACCGACGCGCTGGCGCTCGTACGGTTTGGATTGCGTGACGCCCATGACCCACGCATTGTCAATACGGTCAAGGTGATTGATCACCTGCTGAAAGTCAACACGCAGAACGGCCCGTGCTGGTACCGGTATAACGGAGATGGCTACGGCGAACACGAGGACGGCAGCGCCTTCGACGGCACGGGGACGGGGCGGTTGTGGCCGCTCCTGACCGGTGAGCGCGGCCACTATGAACTGGAGGCGGGCAATGTGGAGGAAGCGACCCGCTTGCTCGACGCTATGGAAAAGTTCACCAGCGATGTCGGGCTGATTCCCGAGCAGATCTGGGACACGGATGACCTTCCCGAACGGGAACTCTTCTTCGGCAGACCATCAGGGTCCGCCATGCCCCTCGTCTGGGCCCATTCCGAGCATATTCGGCTCACCCGTTCGATCAGCGACGGCACAACGTTCGACATGCCGGCACACACTGTCGACCGCTATCGCCGCCACCAGACCAAAGCGAGTTTTGCCTGCTGGCGATTCAACAACAAGTTGCGCACCATGAATCCCGGCCTCAAGCTTCGCGTCGAACTGCTGGCTTCCGCCCGCGTGCGCTGGTCTCTCGATGACTGGGCCACCACGTCCGAGACGGACACGACCGCCACATCCCTTGGCATTCACTACTGCGATCTTCCTGCCGACGCGCTCCAGGAAGGGCAAATGGTGCGCTTTACCATCTACTGGCAGGAACCCGCCAAGTGGGAGGAGCGCAATTACGATATAAAGATTGAGCAGGACGGCTGA
- a CDS encoding diguanylate cyclase: MQNCPWAENLPVSITVCDREGKILDMNEKAVNTFAKDGGRMLIGQNALDCHPEPSRTVFQTMLAEHTSHIYTIEKNGVKKLIYQVPWQEEGEFAGIVEFAFEIPFSMPHFVRQP; the protein is encoded by the coding sequence ATGCAAAACTGCCCTTGGGCCGAAAACCTGCCGGTTTCCATCACCGTCTGTGACCGGGAAGGCAAAATCCTCGACATGAACGAAAAGGCCGTCAACACCTTTGCCAAAGATGGCGGCCGCATGCTGATCGGCCAGAATGCGCTCGATTGCCATCCCGAACCGTCGCGCACGGTGTTTCAAACAATGCTCGCCGAGCATACCTCACACATCTACACTATCGAAAAAAACGGCGTCAAGAAGCTTATCTATCAGGTGCCATGGCAGGAAGAGGGAGAGTTTGCCGGCATCGTCGAGTTTGCCTTCGAGATTCCGTTCTCCATGCCCCATTTCGTCCGCCAGCCGTAA